Part of the Polaribacter sp. Hel1_33_78 genome is shown below.
GTTTTAGGTCTGGCTCCAAAAACATTAGGAAAAGATATTTTAATTGAAGGTAAAGAGCAATTAACAACTTTATATCCTCATGTTTCTCATATTAATAACGAAAAAGTTTTGTCAATAAGAAAAATTGATGGCATTTATACTATAGAAACAACTAAGAACAGCTATCAATCGAAAATTATAGTCATTGCATTAAACTACTCAAAACCCTTTTCCATAAATGGTTTAAACAAATATATTATTCCTCACAAAAAAGCAAACCCAGAAAAAGATAGAATTCAATTAAATAATGAAAATCATCTCATACAAAAAGGGTTGTATTGCTGCGGTACAATCGCTGGTTTACGAAGTCAATTTGCAATTGCTGCAGGAAGTGGTGCTTCTGTAGCCACAGATATCCTTACTCTTTGGAACGATCATACACCAACAAAAGTGCATGATAAAGTATGAGGAAAATCATGTTTTAATTCTCTTTTACTGTCTAATTTTATATCTGTTAAGTGACTCTGTTTTTATCGGTTTAATTCCGTTCATTTAACAATAGACTGTTATTCATAATAGTCGTTTTATATTTTTTAGAAACATTAAAGAGTTAAAAGATGCAAATTAAAAAAAACCCAAAACAACAGTTAGAAAATTATAGTAAAATTTTTATGCAAATAGGTTTAGTACTTTCGCTATTTATCACTTACGTGTCAATGGAGCATAAAACATTTGAAAAAAATAATTCATCACACTTAGGCATCGTAAATATGGTTGATGAAATGAAGGAAGAAATTCCAATTATTGAAATTCAAAAAGTAGAACCTCCAAAACAAAATATACCTCCCCCTACAATAGAGAAAATCAAAATTGTCGAAGACGATTTAAAAATAGAAGAAACCATTATAGAATCTACAGAAACTGATGAAGGTGAGGCTATTGTTGTAAATACTGAGGATATTGAAGAAGTTGAAGAAGCAGAAGAGTTTATCGAAGACATTCCTTTTATTTTAATTGAAGACGTACCTGTTTTTCCTGGATGCAAAGGAAATAACAAAGAACTTAAAGCTTGTTTTACTAAAAAAGTAACAGGACACTTTGGGAGACAATTTAATTTAGATTTAGCGACTGAATTAGGCCTACTACCGGGTAAAAAAAGATTATTTGTAGTTTTTACAATTAGTAAAACCGGAAAGGTCATCAATGTAAGATCAAGAGGACCTCACCCAGTTTTAGAGAAAGAAGTAGCTAAAGTTATTGGTTCTTTACCACAAATGAAACCAGGTAAACAAAGAGGCACTCCAGTAGGCGTAAGTTATAGTATACCGATAACATTTGAAGTTAGGTAATAAAAAAATCCAGCTTAAAAGCTGGGTTTTTAATTAGATCAAAATGGTCATTATAATTTTCGCTAATCTGTATAATAAGTCGCAATTA
Proteins encoded:
- a CDS encoding NAD(P)/FAD-dependent oxidoreductase, encoding MIFDALIIGGGVSGMQCALILGSAKNKHFAAHKKIGIIMHQRASHLENALFNNVLGLAPKTLGKDILIEGKEQLTTLYPHVSHINNEKVLSIRKIDGIYTIETTKNSYQSKIIVIALNYSKPFSINGLNKYIIPHKKANPEKDRIQLNNENHLIQKGLYCCGTIAGLRSQFAIAAGSGASVATDILTLWNDHTPTKVHDKV
- a CDS encoding energy transducer TonB; translated protein: MQIKKNPKQQLENYSKIFMQIGLVLSLFITYVSMEHKTFEKNNSSHLGIVNMVDEMKEEIPIIEIQKVEPPKQNIPPPTIEKIKIVEDDLKIEETIIESTETDEGEAIVVNTEDIEEVEEAEEFIEDIPFILIEDVPVFPGCKGNNKELKACFTKKVTGHFGRQFNLDLATELGLLPGKKRLFVVFTISKTGKVINVRSRGPHPVLEKEVAKVIGSLPQMKPGKQRGTPVGVSYSIPITFEVR